The Saccharomyces cerevisiae S288C chromosome VII, complete sequence genome includes a region encoding these proteins:
- the RSR1 gene encoding Ras family GTPase RSR1 (Ras-type GTPase; required for bud site selection during both axial and bipolar budding, for morphological changes in response to mating pheromone, and for efficient cell fusion; recruits Cdc24p to the incipient bud site, activating its guanyl-nucleotide exchange factor activity and the Rho-like GTPase, Cdc42p; localizes to the plasma membrane, the incipient bud site, polarized growth sites, the cell division site and the vacuole membrane; Ras superfamily member similar to mammalian Rap GTPases), protein MRDYKLVVLGAGGVGKSCLTVQFVQGVYLDTYDPTIEDSYRKTIEIDNKVFDLEILDTAGIAQFTAMRELYIKSGMGFLLVYSVTDRQSLEELMELREQVLRIKDSDRVPMVLIGNKADLINERVISVEEGIEVSSKWGRVPFYETSALLRSNVDEVFVDLVRQIIRNEMESVAVKDARNQSQQFSKIESPSTRLPSSAKQDTKQSNNKQSSKGLYNKSSQGQAKVKQSTPVNEKHKPSHAVPKSGSSNRTGISATSQQKKKKKNASTCTIL, encoded by the coding sequence ATGAGAGACTATAAATTAGTAGTATTGGGTGCTGGTGGTGTCGGTAAATCCTGCTTAACCGTGCAGTTTGTACAGGGAGTTTATTTGGATACGTATGATCCAACGATCGAAGATTCTTACAGGAAAACCATCGAGATCGATAACAAGGTATTCGACCTGGAAATTTTAGATACAGCGGGTATAGCACAATTTACTGCAATGAgagaattatacataaaGTCAGGAATGGGGTTCCTGTTGGTATATTCAGTAACAGATCGGCAATCTTTGGAAGAATTAATGGAGCTAAGAGAACAGGTCCTTAGGATCAAAGATTCCGATCGCGTTCCAATGGTTCTAATAGGTAACAAGGCTGATCTAATCAATGAAAGGGTAATAAGTGTGGAAGAAGGTATAGAGGTAAGCAGTAAATGGGGTAGAGTTCCCTTTTATGAAACAAGCGCTTTGTTGAGGAGCAATGTGGATGAAGTGTTCGTTGATTTAGTTAGGCAAATCATTCGGAATGAAATGGAAAGTGTTGCAGTTAAAGACGCAAGAAATCAAAGTCAACAATTTAGCAAAATCGAGTCTCCATCAACCAGGCTCCCTAGTTCTGCGAAACAGGATACGAAACAATCAAACAATAAGCAATCATCAAAAGGTTTATATAACAAATCTTCACAAGGACAAGCTAAAGTTAAACAATCTACTCCGGTTAATGAAAAGCACAAACCGTCACATGCCGTTCCGAAATCTGGTTCTAGCAACAGGACAGGAATTAGCGCTACTTCacaacaaaagaaaaagaagaaaaacgCTTCCACTTGCACTATTCTATAG
- the GTO1 gene encoding omega-class glutathione transferase (Omega-class glutathione transferase; induced under oxidative stress; putative peroxisomal localization), with translation MSVSYKGTISKTHSVFKPEKGRYYIYGALGCPFTHRAILARSLKKLEPVLGLVLSHWQLDSKGARFLPAPHRPEKYKERFFTATGGIASAKLDESEELGDVNNDSARLFVDGAFDPVENISRLSELYYLNDPKYPGTKFTVPVLWDSKTRKIVNNESGDIIRILNSGVFDEFIQSEETNVIDLVPHDLIDEIDKNIKWVHPKINLGVYKVGLAENGKIYETEVKTLFENLQKMECVLKENYKRLEEQFSGNKQKILAKYFVLGQRLTEADIRLYPSIIRFDVVYVQHFKCNLKTIRDGFPYLHLWLINLYWNYAEFRFTTDFNHIKLFYIRMEVSRNKINQFGIVPLGPKPDISRL, from the coding sequence ATGTCAGTATCTTACAAGGGAACAATTTCTAAGACACATTCTGTTTTTAAACCAGAAAAAGGAAGGTATTATATTTACGGGGCCCTTGGGTGTCCATTCACTCATAGAGCCATTCTTGCCAGgtctttgaagaaattagaaCCTGTTCTAGGGCTTGTGTTATCTCACTGGCAATTAGACTCCAAGGGTGCCCGTTTCTTACCTGCTCCACACCGGCCggaaaaatataaagagAGATTCTTTACTGCCACTGGTGGCATTGCTTCAGCTAAATTAGACGAATCTGAGGAGTTAGGTGATGTGAACAATGACTCTGCAAGGTTGTTCGTGGATGGCGCTTTCGACCCGGTGGAAAATATATCAAGGTTAAGCGAGTTGTACTACTTAAATGATCCTAAGTACCCCGGTACAAAGTTCACTGTGCCTGTTCTGTGGGATTCTAAAACAAGGAAAATTGTTAACAATGAGAGTGGCGATATCATAAGAATTTTGAACAGTGGCGTGTTTGATGAATTTATCCAAAGCGAAGAAACGAACGTGATTGATCTAGTTCCGCATGATTTAATAGACGAGATTGATAAGAACATCAAATGGGTTCATCCGAAGATTAATCTTGGTGTCTATAAAGTCGGATTAGCAGAAAACGGAAAGATTTACGAAACTGAAGTAAAAACACTGTTTGAAAACTTGCAGAAGATGGAATGTGtactaaaagaaaattataaGCGCTTAGAGGAGCAATTCAGTGGTAACAAACAGAAAATCTTGGCtaaatattttgttttagGACAGAGGTTAACTGAAGCGGATATCAGATTGTATCCATCAATAATTAGATTTGACGTCGTGTACGTGCAGCACTTCAAATgcaatttgaaaactataAGGGATGGTTTCCCGTACCTTCATTTGTGGTTGATTAATCTATACTGGAATTACGCAGAGTTTAGATTTACTACAGATTTTAATCATATTAAGCTCTTTTACATCAGGATGGAAGTAAGTAGGAACAAGATCAATCAGTTTGGTATAGTGCCATTAGGCCCAAAGCCTGACATTTCTAGATTATGA
- a CDS encoding uncharacterized protein (hypothetical protein) — protein MGKACLNKEVGTYECEGERDTYSFFTSLSDIQDSSSNEEQCGVGSILSEDSFTFEGSNVSIRLFSLDLNALNENENGSKNPVKFTIPPKIEQRKEARQREKRLRRVAVLPENSRNYLVESSMDSSREYSQPFFDWRHEMVEHGEESVKPCGCHKSRKAKCFKELEMENIEKGDIKKSLFYRDIIEWCRDYEVNKTREVCVPSIHEFYLHGNGSDNLF, from the coding sequence ATGGGAAAGGCCTGTTTGAATAAAGAAGTCGGCACTTACGAATGTGAGGGGGAAAGAGATACCTACTCATTTTTTACCTCTCTCTCAGATATACAGGATTCAAGTAGTAACGAGGAACAATGCGGTGTAGGAAGTATATTGAGTGAAGATAGTTTCACGTTTGAAGGGTCCAACGTGAGCATACGGTTATTTTCCTTGGACTTAAATGCcttgaatgaaaatgagaatgGATCCAAGAATCCTGTGAAATTTACCATTCCGCCAAAAATagaacaaagaaaggaaGCAAGACAAAGAGAGAAACGTTTAAGGAGGGTGGCAGTACTACCTGAGAATTCGAGAAACTACCTTGTTGAATCAAGTATGGATTCAAGTAGGGAATACAGTCAACCATTTTTTGACTGGAGGCATGAAATGGTAGAACATGGAGAGGAGAGTGTAAAACCGTGTGGTTGTCATAAATCGAGAAAAGCAAAATGCTTCAAAGAACTGGAGATGGAGAATATAGAAAAGGGCGATATAAAGAAGAGTCTCTTTTACAGAGACATAATTGAATGGTGCAGAGACTATGAAGTCAATAAAACTAGGGAAGTCTGTGTTCCGTCTATACACGAGTTTTACCTACATGGAAATGGAAGTGACAACCTCTTTTGA